From the genome of Candidatus Eremiobacteraceae bacterium, one region includes:
- the mqnC gene encoding cyclic dehypoxanthinyl futalosine synthase, whose translation MSEIASLLDRAAGGGRLTYDEGVRVYREADLHALGAAAHARREQLHPGDEVTYVIDTTINYTNICNVHCTFCAFFRPEGHAEGYTMTHEQVLERVKFAADQGATQIMVQGGVNPDLPIAYYIDLFRAIGERFPDVDIHSLSTSEICGIAKRESMSIEDVLTTLRAAGLKSLPGAGAEILVERVRKRISARKIDDDRWLEVMRIAQRLGMPTTATMMFGSIETDAERIRHLDVLRELQDETHGFTAFIPWYYVPFKTPLKGKEATGLEYLRVLAVSRLYLDNFDHLQSSWLTPGLKLGQLGLMFGCDDMGGTILEEKVVTLAGSTNTANRAELEKNIRRAGYRPVVRDTYFNRRDYPLATAG comes from the coding sequence ATGTCTGAAATCGCAAGTCTGCTCGATCGCGCCGCCGGCGGCGGGCGTCTCACGTACGACGAGGGCGTGCGCGTCTATCGGGAAGCCGACCTTCATGCCCTTGGCGCGGCTGCACACGCGCGGCGCGAGCAGCTGCATCCGGGCGACGAAGTCACGTACGTCATCGACACGACTATCAACTACACGAACATCTGCAACGTCCACTGCACGTTTTGCGCGTTCTTCCGGCCGGAGGGTCACGCCGAAGGCTACACGATGACGCACGAGCAGGTGCTCGAGCGCGTCAAGTTCGCCGCGGATCAAGGCGCAACACAGATCATGGTGCAAGGCGGCGTCAACCCGGATCTCCCGATCGCCTACTACATCGATCTCTTCCGCGCTATCGGCGAGCGCTTTCCGGATGTGGACATCCACTCGCTTTCCACGAGCGAGATCTGCGGCATCGCGAAGCGCGAGTCCATGAGCATCGAAGATGTGTTGACGACGCTGCGCGCCGCGGGTTTGAAATCGTTGCCGGGCGCCGGCGCCGAGATCCTCGTGGAGCGAGTGCGCAAGCGTATTTCGGCGCGCAAGATCGACGACGACCGGTGGCTCGAGGTCATGCGCATCGCGCAGCGGCTCGGCATGCCGACGACGGCGACCATGATGTTCGGCTCGATCGAGACCGATGCGGAGCGCATTCGCCATCTGGACGTGCTGCGCGAGCTGCAAGACGAGACGCATGGATTCACGGCGTTCATTCCGTGGTACTACGTGCCGTTCAAGACCCCGCTCAAGGGCAAAGAGGCGACAGGCCTGGAGTACTTGCGCGTCCTCGCGGTGAGCCGCCTGTACTTGGACAACTTCGACCACTTGCAGTCGTCCTGGCTGACGCCGGGGTTGAAACTCGGTCAGCTCGGACTGATGTTCGGTTGCGACGACATGGGCGGAACGATTTTAGAAGAGAAAGTCGTCACGCTCGCCGGAAGCACGAACACGGCAAATCGCGCGGAGTTGGAGAAGAACATCCGTCGCGCCGGCTACCGGCCCGTGGTCCGCGACACGTACTTCAACCGCCGCGACTACCCGCTCGCCACCGCCGGCTAG
- a CDS encoding menaquinone biosynthesis protein, translated as MIRCGRISYTNDLPIYAAFDAGAVDFPGTLVAGVPTALNARLSGGELDISPISSFHFAKNADAFILLPDVCIGVQREVRSIYCISRRPPADLAGVKIAATRESATGRNLFATICAERYGFVPDFVESDDPLAAYRADGSPCLLIGDAAIDGFFAAEKGEAHDIGLLWHELTGLGMAYAVWAVRRAVAADRPTDVESVAAALRRAKAWGAENIDSVIAAAQSAHARPAGFYRDYFRTLNFDFDGAARRGLMRFFELAVRHRLLNAVPHLEFLREVHTHV; from the coding sequence GTGATCCGCTGCGGCCGCATCAGTTACACAAACGATCTGCCGATATACGCCGCGTTCGACGCAGGCGCCGTCGACTTTCCGGGGACGCTTGTCGCCGGAGTCCCCACTGCGCTGAATGCGCGCTTGTCCGGCGGCGAACTCGACATCAGCCCGATCAGCTCATTTCATTTCGCGAAGAACGCAGATGCGTTCATCCTGCTCCCGGACGTCTGCATCGGTGTACAGCGCGAAGTGCGCAGCATCTATTGCATTTCGCGCAGACCGCCCGCCGATCTCGCGGGAGTGAAGATCGCGGCGACGCGCGAGAGCGCGACCGGCCGGAACCTCTTCGCAACGATCTGCGCCGAGCGTTACGGATTCGTGCCCGACTTCGTCGAGTCAGATGATCCGCTTGCCGCATACCGCGCCGACGGATCGCCGTGTCTGCTGATCGGCGACGCGGCGATCGACGGGTTCTTCGCCGCGGAAAAGGGCGAGGCGCACGACATCGGCTTGCTCTGGCACGAGCTGACCGGACTCGGCATGGCGTACGCGGTCTGGGCGGTTCGCCGCGCAGTCGCAGCGGACCGTCCGACCGACGTCGAGTCGGTGGCGGCCGCGCTTCGGCGCGCCAAGGCCTGGGGCGCCGAGAACATCGATAGCGTGATCGCGGCGGCGCAATCGGCGCACGCTCGGCCAGCCGGTTTCTACCGCGACTACTTCCGGACGCTGAATTTCGACTTCGACGGCGCGGCGCGGCGCGGTCTGATGCGATTTTTCGAGCTCGCCGTCAGACACCGGCTGCTCAACGCGGTGCCGCACCTTGAGTTTCTGCGCGAGGTCCACACGCATGTCTGA